In Spirosoma aureum, a single genomic region encodes these proteins:
- a CDS encoding bestrophin family protein, giving the protein MYIKHYFNFNIIYFISWRLVLWSLFTGLIALISYEYLDWKWVAVPWLPVSLIGTAVAFYVGFKNNQSYDRSWEARKIWGGITNSSRSFGASCRAFITLEHASETITQNEVNDEVKTLIYRHLAWLFALKHAMRQRTVWEHQQIDSIRQRNYFSKRINFFSFDEEAASCLSSEEMTWITTKQNKATQLLDRQSQHLTTLKQRGLLTDFRHIALQNIINELYTEQGRSERIKNSPLPRQYATSSAIFILIFTFLLPFGMLKEFEANGPDLIWLLLPFNLVVSWVFSLMEYTGDYSENPFEGLINDVPIQSIVRTIEIDLKDMLGESDLPERIKPVENVLF; this is encoded by the coding sequence ATGTACATAAAACACTACTTTAATTTTAATATCATCTACTTTATCAGCTGGAGGCTGGTACTCTGGTCGCTCTTTACGGGCCTTATTGCCCTGATCTCGTACGAATATCTGGATTGGAAATGGGTAGCCGTTCCCTGGTTGCCTGTTTCGCTCATTGGTACTGCAGTTGCATTTTATGTAGGATTTAAGAACAATCAGTCTTATGATCGCAGTTGGGAAGCCCGGAAAATATGGGGTGGCATCACCAATAGTAGCCGCTCTTTTGGGGCATCCTGTCGAGCTTTCATTACGCTGGAGCATGCTTCGGAAACGATTACCCAAAACGAAGTGAACGACGAAGTGAAGACGTTGATTTACCGTCATTTAGCCTGGCTCTTTGCCTTAAAACACGCCATGCGACAACGTACCGTTTGGGAGCATCAGCAGATAGATAGTATTCGGCAGCGTAACTATTTCAGTAAACGCATTAATTTTTTCTCCTTTGATGAGGAAGCAGCCAGTTGTCTCAGCAGTGAGGAGATGACCTGGATAACTACCAAACAAAACAAGGCGACCCAACTGCTTGATCGGCAATCTCAGCATTTGACGACCCTTAAACAGCGGGGCTTACTGACTGATTTTCGGCACATTGCACTACAGAATATTATCAACGAACTCTATACCGAACAAGGCCGAAGTGAACGGATAAAAAACTCACCTTTACCCCGTCAATACGCTACTTCAAGCGCCATCTTTATTCTGATTTTCACATTTCTGCTCCCATTTGGGATGCTGAAGGAGTTTGAAGCGAATGGCCCGGACCTGATCTGGTTACTGCTCCCTTTTAACCTGGTGGTCTCGTGGGTGTTTTCATTAATGGAATACACGGGTGATTATAGTGAAAATCCTTTTGAAGGACTGATAAACGACGTACCGATACAAAGCATAGTCCGTACAATAGAAATTGATCTGAAAGATATGCTGGGCGAATCGGATCTGCCAGAACGAATTAAACCAGTAGAAAATGTATTGTTTTAA
- a CDS encoding purple acid phosphatase family protein, with amino-acid sequence MKISGSFLFLLLLLTLTGSTTHGRQAKSGIKAVMDGVVTRLYKTYQPQQLDTIQQNFVLSVLTNQEKKILATQYWTFRANVPVVVSLMRDQAQKVLPFWLKDSGFSKTDLVVKNEEYTYEVWQKTFDAGVVSLGINGFDKHRPVYFISVKPRHIGDALHITPIYPAHQTFTKFQPGAYTYHDWSDLTLNEVPESLRGQTLFQTIRGRAREAHLVGAFRRTKFPATIHPDQLLLTWSGNPATTQDIQWRTAASVPDGVVKYWLKGSADTLVKAAVCYTMEDRLLENDRYVHRFTAQLTGLKPGQTYDYKVGSTKSRWSSVASFQTQSNTSEGFSFIWFGDTHKSPVWGTLAQQTLTRHPNIAFYSIAGDLVSTGLHRDEWDELWQYSGTIFQSKPLLPIPGNHDSQDGLGAWMYQQMFSLPHNGPRHAEVPDERTYAFTYKNALFLFIDATAPIDAQTRWIGQQLARSKADWKFMFFHFPPYTFEEDYTDIRKAWGPLIDRYHVDMVMSGHVHYYMRSKPTYNGKSVASSAQGTIYTISIGIPSEHSIWPDEACAALRYKSGPFYQLIDIQEKN; translated from the coding sequence ATGAAAATTTCTGGCTCTTTTCTTTTCCTGCTACTCCTCCTAACCTTAACAGGTTCGACTACGCATGGCCGACAAGCCAAGTCTGGTATCAAAGCAGTGATGGATGGCGTTGTCACCCGTTTGTATAAAACCTACCAACCCCAACAACTCGATACCATTCAACAGAATTTTGTACTGTCCGTACTGACCAATCAGGAGAAAAAGATATTGGCAACCCAATACTGGACGTTTCGAGCAAATGTTCCAGTTGTCGTTTCGCTGATGCGTGATCAGGCACAGAAAGTCCTTCCGTTCTGGCTCAAAGATAGTGGATTTAGTAAGACAGACCTGGTTGTCAAAAATGAAGAATACACGTATGAAGTATGGCAAAAGACGTTTGATGCGGGTGTGGTATCGCTAGGAATTAATGGCTTTGATAAACATCGTCCCGTCTATTTCATTAGTGTCAAGCCGCGGCACATCGGTGATGCTTTACACATTACGCCAATTTACCCGGCTCATCAAACCTTTACCAAGTTTCAGCCGGGTGCTTATACCTACCACGACTGGAGCGATTTAACACTCAACGAAGTACCCGAATCCTTACGGGGTCAGACCTTGTTTCAGACGATCCGGGGCAGAGCCCGGGAAGCCCACTTAGTCGGTGCTTTCCGCCGAACCAAATTTCCGGCAACTATCCATCCCGATCAGCTCCTGCTCACCTGGAGTGGGAACCCCGCCACCACTCAGGACATTCAATGGCGAACAGCAGCATCCGTACCGGATGGAGTTGTCAAATACTGGCTGAAGGGCAGCGCAGACACGTTGGTTAAAGCGGCCGTTTGTTATACAATGGAAGATCGGCTGCTGGAAAATGATCGATACGTACATCGGTTTACAGCCCAGTTAACGGGACTAAAACCCGGCCAAACTTATGACTATAAGGTAGGTTCAACCAAAAGCCGTTGGTCTTCCGTGGCCTCCTTCCAAACGCAATCCAACACCAGCGAAGGTTTTTCGTTTATCTGGTTCGGCGACACGCACAAATCGCCCGTTTGGGGGACGCTTGCCCAACAAACACTTACCCGGCATCCTAACATCGCTTTTTACTCGATAGCCGGCGATTTAGTCAGTACAGGGTTGCATCGCGATGAATGGGACGAATTATGGCAGTATTCGGGAACTATTTTCCAGAGCAAACCACTCTTGCCTATTCCTGGTAACCATGACAGTCAGGATGGTCTTGGTGCCTGGATGTATCAGCAAATGTTCAGTTTACCCCACAATGGACCCAGGCACGCTGAGGTGCCTGATGAACGAACCTATGCCTTTACCTATAAAAATGCCTTGTTTCTCTTCATCGATGCGACTGCCCCAATTGACGCACAAACCAGGTGGATTGGGCAGCAACTCGCTCGATCGAAAGCCGACTGGAAGTTTATGTTTTTCCATTTTCCGCCTTACACGTTTGAAGAAGATTACACCGATATTCGGAAAGCCTGGGGACCACTGATCGATCGATACCACGTGGATATGGTCATGAGTGGTCACGTGCATTATTATATGCGCTCCAAGCCCACCTATAACGGAAAAAGTGTGGCCAGTTCTGCCCAGGGCACGATTTATACCATCTCCATCGGCATACCCAGCGAGCATTCGATTTGGCCTGATGAAGCCTGTGCTGCCCTCCGTTACAAAAGCGGTCCCTTTTATCAACTAATAGACATTCAGGAAAAAAACTGA